The following DNA comes from Coleofasciculus chthonoplastes PCC 7420.
CTGACCCGCATATCCCCATTTTTGTCGCAAGGTTGAAAACTTATAGGGATGATTGAATTCAACGGTTTCAGCAATTTGTTGTTTGTGCGGAATTTGGGTTTCAAAGACACGGGCGTCTTTACTGTATCGACGTAAATCCTTAATTACGCGATCGTGCAGTGTCATTCCGGCATTATATTTACAGATGACAATCCCTAAAGGAACAATCGGTTCAGCGATGGTTTCGGAAAACTCATGAATAGTTTTGGTGATTTGGGGAATTCCATAGGTTGAGAGAATATCCGGAATGGTGGGAATGATATAACCATGGGAAATTCGTAACCCATTGAGTGTCACAATACTTAAATTAGGGGGGCAGTCGATGAGAATATAATCATAGGGGTCAATAATGGCGCGAATTCCGCGCCGCAAAATGTTAATCGGACTGGCGGCATAAAAGCGTCCGGCGGGAATAGTCGCTAGCCTATCTTGCACATTGATTAGATCTAAACTTGAAGGAAGCAAGTCTAAACTGGTTAAGTCTTTAACATTAGAGACTTGCTTTTGCAAGGTTTTCTGGAGATGAAACTTAGGATGTTCTGGCGCGATCGCATCCAGAAATAGTTGGGCTAAGGTGTGACG
Coding sequences within:
- a CDS encoding ParA family protein, which codes for MAIVISFINLKGGVGKTTTTVAVAEMLAGVFHRKVLVIDLDPQTNATLMLIGEERWEELNENRHTLAQLFLDAIAPEHPKFHLQKTLQKQVSNVKDLTSLDLLPSSLDLINVQDRLATIPAGRFYAASPINILRRGIRAIIDPYDYILIDCPPNLSIVTLNGLRISHGYIIPTIPDILSTYGIPQITKTIHEFSETIAEPIVPLGIVICKYNAGMTLHDRVIKDLRRYSKDARVFETQIPHKQQIAETVEFNHPYKFSTLRQKWGYAGQFEQYLNLAKEIRMAASQIIKDKPSHSS